One region of Miscanthus floridulus cultivar M001 chromosome 19, ASM1932011v1, whole genome shotgun sequence genomic DNA includes:
- the LOC136526371 gene encoding uncharacterized protein, whose product MPGATRGVSDSMGADSGRRWRARRGRRWRAAEASRRGGQPRVTARRGAGAPRRGTGRERGHDLGRGRGRQDQAWPRRGEGWRGRLAQRRARRGRGDGRGAGSRDADSMARALRARSPRHGASSGAAQRGRGRRWGVGGAAGNRGGGAAVARARAATSAGLGGERNNKR is encoded by the coding sequence ATGCCCGGGGCTACGCGCGGCGTGTCCGACTCGATGGGCGCGGACTCGGGCAGACGGTGGAGGGCAAGACGAGGACGACGGTGGAGGGCGGCGGAGGCGTCGCGGCGCGGCGGCCAACCACGAGTGACAGCGCGACGAGGGGCGGGGGCGCCTCGACGCGGCACGGGGCGGGAGCGCGGGCACGAcctcgggcgcgggcgcgggcggcaaGATCAGGCGTGGCCTCGGCGCGGTGAGGGCTGGCGCGGGCGGCTCGCGCAGCGAcgggcgcggcgcgggcgcggcgacgGCCGCGGCGCGGGCTCGCGCGACGCGGACTCGATGGCTAGGGCGTTGCGCGCGCGCTCGCCTCGGCACGGCGCTTCCTCGGGCGCGGCgcagcgcgggcgcgggcgcaggtgGGGGGTGGGTGGCGCGGCGGGGAATCGCGGGGGcggcgcggcggtggcgcgggcaAGGGCGGCGACGTCTGCGGGGCTAGGCGGCGAGAGGAATAATAAGAGATGA